aaataataataaaaaagagtaTGAGGTTAACTCTAATATCaggatattgtttttttttttttgttttcaacaGATTGCACGCACAGTTCATATGCCTCTCATCGAACTTCAAAAGGGTATAATTTCGATTTGTATCGAGTAATTCGAATGGTTTCGCATTGCCAACATCTTACAAGCGAAATGAAACACACAAGGTAAGGCAAAGAGCTatcctgcagcagcagcagcagcggaatgCGGTTAGAGCTCACCTGTGGGGCAGGATCTCGCGGATCTGGTTGATGTCCATGACGCTCGGGAAGGGAGGGAACCCTGCGAGAGGCAAAATAAACGAACATATCTCCCTCAGTTAATGGCGAACACAGGCAACCGATGCCATACGGAGcgagagagatatatatatatatatatatatatatatatatagagagagagagagagagagagagagagaggaggggaaccGGACTTTTCTCGATGGGGAGCGCCTCCTGAGCCTCCACCGCCTGGCCGTcgcccgcggcgcggcgcgccacgAGGCGCCTTCCCGGGGCGGCCGACAGCGCCGGCGCGCGTCCTGGgcgtgctgcggcggcgacgcggctcCGGAAGGGGAGCGCGGATCTCGcgggcgctgcggcggcggcggcggtggcctccattggcgcggcgaggtggggatgcgaatcgaggaggaggaggaggcgatagGAACGAGGCTGGTCCAAACTGCAAAGAGAGTCGATGGGGGGTTTTGTGGGTTTGGCTTCCGGCTTTGGAACCTCCGCTTCCACCCTGGGCCTTTTCAGCGATTTCAGCTATGCTCTCTTTCCGTCTCTCTCGGTTTTGGAATTTGGAAACCGGTGTTTGTCTGGTTTGGACCTTTGGAACGGCGATTGTTTACAAAATTACTACAAGGGAAAATTTAGTTTCATGCCATGCCAAGTTTTCGAGTTTAGTTTTATACATCGAAAGGAAGTATAGTTTTACTACTACTTTCGTATGGAATATACGATGTTTTCGTGAGTTAAAAGAAAAGTTGTTAGGTTGTGTTCGGGACGGAAAATGACGTTACACATTaacgcgtaattaattaagttttagcctaaaaaacttgaaatatagattaatatgatttttaaagtaactttcgtatagaattttctttttcaaataatTAATGCACCGTTCAGTAAATTGAAAAACGTGTGCACGAAAGATgagagaggtgagttgggaaagtgatAAAATTGAACTCACCCTTAGGTGGCTcccaatatatattttttcaattttgtgttaGTTTGGTCATAAACTCAACATCATATACACTGAGTTCTTCTATATACTATTCTTTCCAATAACGCAATCTCAAATAGCACTCTTTCAAAGAATTTTGATTATTTGCTACCTAGGTCTACTAaaaattgttttcatttttaccATTTTAGCTTAACCAACTCATCAATCTGGATGAGAAACAACCTTCTTGCCCTCTTTTTCTTATCTCAATCTAGTGGAGGGGGTGGAGGACAAGAAGAAGCCATGGAGAATATTTAGAATCGCAGTGAATAAAAATCTGGCTCAACTATCTAGTTTATTATCCTTCCTCTGCTGTTTAAATCTTTTATTTCCTAAACTAATTATTCGATCTACGATCCGACCACACTGTTAtatttgttgtaattaaatatttacaacaagCACAagattatattctaataaaagaaaaatatgtgtTTCAAACCGTTTAAACTTAATGTTTTATACATGATAGATACATGTTTCAACGTGTCTTTACCGTGTTTCACAACAGACATGCATTTAGTGAcattcaaaatgatttttctcctaaGCTACTTATCaaatctacgatccgatcacaCAGTTATATTCATTGTAAttaatctttataacaagatatcacatgattatattctgatgaaaaaaaCATGTTTCAATTCACTAGCACTTAATATTTTATACACGATAGAGACATGTTTCAATGTGTGTCTcctgtgtttcaaaaaaaaaaattaaatgtttcaataGTGTTTCAATTAAATGTATAACTGAAACATTTGACcgtctaatttttttaagaaacaatcGGACGTCTAGTTTGAAGTTTCTTCCGTGTTTCTTTGTCTATGTAACATGTGAATATAGAAGCTAAATTtctatccattatcttaaaaaaggcAAAGCTTTGAGCCCCAGATATCATGAGTTAGACCTAGAGAATTTTGTTGCATTTTCGCTATCGAATAtgccacaaattttgacaatttgaccctttgcaaaaactatttttacaaatgaactaccgccaaaacttatttaaaaaatgacccttttgttcagTACCAAATTGCATGGTGCTGAAtatgcgttggcacgctgacttagcctcccatccgcggtggcacggcattcatcgccggttgacgtggcgctgaggtgtctaaattcagcgCCAGGTGATTTGGCGCTAAAAAAAAgtgtcattttttaaataagttttggcagcggtttatttgtaaattttttttcaaagggtcaaattgtcaaaatttgtgcgAATATGCATTAGGCTCTCATGTACAGGAATGAGATCCGTGGACAGGAAGGCAAAAGAACCACagatgatatttttcttttccacaaagTTGCTAGCAACAGCATATGATATACAGAGGTGATGCTGCAGTTACAGGGCACCATGAACAACTGCAATGCAGAGGTGAGCCATGAAAGAAGCAACAGATGCTATACATACAGTTCAAGAAGCCATATATTGACCTGCAGAGTCGATCGTACACACAAACTAGCTGATGTACAGAATCATGTTGTATCCTGAGCGCCGCCAAGAGAATCTCTTCCTACGGGAACCCAAGAAGGGAGCTGATCGAAAAGATCAGTGCTTTGTGCAAACATGTAGAGGCAGAAGATGCAGAGCGCTGGTCACAACAAGTTGGGCAATAAATcattttagagagagagagaaagagagcacAGAGGTGTTAAGTGATAAATATAAAGTATGCAGGAACAAATCGGATCATAAGTAAGCTAATGAGGTAAATTTACCTGCGTAAGCAACTGCGGCGCCTGACACCACCCTCCCCAAAGCTGCTAGAAAATATAGAGTAAAAACCACCTGCAAGGTTGTAGCTTACTGTAAGCTAAACAGTGTGTATATATGCACCTTTTATGTTATAGCTCAGGTATGACAGTTCACTGTAAGCTGAACAATATGTACATAAAGCTTGATGTAATTGGCCGAGttcaataaagcttccattatataaaaaaatgacagTTCACTGTGAGCCGAGCAATATGTACATACACATCTTTTAACAAGTACTAGGAAAGTTCACCGAAAGCCAAGCAATTTCCTTTGTACGAGATGGTTAGATGGTTGTTGCAAATATAGCTATCATGTCAAACAGCTCAGGCTGCATTAAGATGAAACAAGAGAAGATAAAATCAATTTATCCCTTAACAAGGGGTAATTGATCTCTTTCATTCCTTCTGTTTTTTAGCATCCATGGTGATAGAATGATAGGTGCAATCATGTAAATGCAcctgaccccacatgtcaggtttCAATTTCCACAAGAGACTTAATTATATGTCAACAAGATAGCACTGATAGCTTGCGTCTTAAGAAGATAAGCTTTTCTTTGCTTCAAAAGTTCCTCGAAGAACAAACCTACAGTTAAAGTTTGATAAAATACCTTGAAAAAGAGCTTCTTATCATGTCCAGTTGCAGCCACCCTCAATACAGATTCAGCAGCTCCGATTGTGTTAGCCAAGGATGCAACTATACTATTCGCCATCTCTTGAGAAATCTGCCATTCAAGAGGATCCACGGGTACcctacatgcaaaaaaaaagaagagagagagagagagagagagagagagagagagagagagagcaaaataAGGATAGTTTACATGAACATTCATatcaaatgatcaaacataagTGTATAGCTACTTCTAACACAAAATGAGAACTATGAAAGACGAAATGCACATCAGTAGTCATCATTAACTCATCAATCACATAAATAAGCTGTATAACATAGAAACTAACAAAAACATCCAAAGCAAAGTACCACAGACGCCATTTTTTCATTCAATATTGACAGCATACACCACTTTCTATTTCTCAAATATGGTTACCGTATCTCAGTTACTGCAATAGCAAATTAATAACTGATACAGTTTCAATGGAATTTGGGGTAGTCTTGCAAGTAATAGCAAAAGCATGGCGCTTGCAATCTATCAACAGATCCTTCTATAATTTGGTGATAGAGGGATGTCAGCTAGCAGAGCAAAAATGTGTAGAGGAAAAAGGTATGCAAAGTATATTCAAAAGCAGATATACGATGATGTGAAAGAGTTTCGATTAGTGACTATTGCTGCTATAATTGTCAGGAATATAATGTTGCTAAGTATTAAGATTacagtggaaagaaaagagaaaggaaacaaTACATTTGGGGTTGGAATATGTCAAGACAAAATCCATCGCTATTATTATGTGCTTTTATGGCTGGTTATACCAACAAAATATTAACATTCCTAAAAATACTAAAAATCTGGGGATCTAAAATTGAATAACTCTTCTTTACTTCCTATCTCCTTTGTACTTTTCCTTTTGAGATTAAAATTGAATTTGTTCCAATGTGAACCAGCtcttaattcttattccatggATGAATGATTGCAATCCCATGTTCCACATTCTTTACCAATGCAACCATCAAGCAACTACTGCCAACATCATTTTCCACTACAAGTCTACCAGACTACCACTATTAGCCTACTACTGTAAAAAATGCACAGCAGCAATCATAATTCAATCATGAAAATCATTGCCATCAtcaatcaaaaaaataaaatgtacaAGCTAAAAGAAACGCCGAACAAGAGTGCCAGAGACATTATCTTTATCATTCAACACCaccttttttttgttcaaaacaaaataatcgCTCAGATGTATTGCTTATGTGAACAAAATGCCAGGAACAGAAGTGTTTAATTGTTGATACATTTTATGTGTAACTTGTGATAATAAAAACAAAGCGCTTTACAAAGTAAAGAATTGATGAGTATGATAAGGAGGACTTGGAGCATGAATGTTGGAGGGAGAATATGCAAAAATGCAAAACCTATTTAAAACCAGAAATATGATGATGTGGAAGAGCTTACGGACAATTGACTATTGCTGCTAAAATAAGTTTGAACCTAGCGTAAGTCAGTCACTACTACCGAACTTACAATCGAAAAGGCCAGTGCAAGTTATGCATTTGGAGTTGGTCCCCAaaaagaagtgaaaaaaaaaacaccactaGTTGTAGCGTTGTACTGTGTATGCCCTAGCAACGATAACACTAACATTTTCTAAAAATCAGTTAAAACCATTCCATTATACTTCCCTGCATCCTTTCCCCTTTCAGGTGAGAAGGAACGCTTTATTTCCTAGTGTAATTCAGCAATTAATCCCTACCGCAACGATCAAGAAAGC
The Oryza glaberrima chromosome 8, OglaRS2, whole genome shotgun sequence DNA segment above includes these coding regions:
- the LOC127781734 gene encoding reticulon-like protein B23; this encodes MEATGGGDAAAEGRRGEGGGGAARWAVGAVCGGLVYYHCAVRRASAVSLAADVLLVLLCSLSILGLLFRHLHISVPVDPLEWQISQEMANSIVASLANTIGAAESVLRVAATGHDKKLFFKVVFTLYFLAALGRVVSGAAVAYAALCIFCLYMFAQSTDLFDQLPSWVPVGRDSLGGAQDTT